The Dromaius novaehollandiae isolate bDroNov1 chromosome 27, bDroNov1.hap1, whole genome shotgun sequence genome contains the following window.
TAGCCGGCCTGCGGCGTGTCGATGCTGTCGCCGATCCAGTAGGGCTGGATGAAGGTCACCACCATGAGGATGGAGAAGCAGAGGGTGAAGAGGGCCCACAGCACCCCCATGGCCCGCGCGTTGCGCACGTAGTTGGTGTGATAAATCCGCGCGGCCTCCTGCGCCGGCAGCAGCTTGGGCatggcccccccgggccccgccgcggcccccccccgccgccccggccccggccccggccccggccccggccccggccccggccccggccccggcgagcggcggcggcggcgctgcgggatGCGCCgagctgcgccgcgccgcccgcccgcccccggctgCGCCGAGCGCCGGGCCCGGAGGCGCCCCGGGATGCACCGGGAGCCCCCGCCCCGGGAGCGACCCCGCCCCGGGATGCGCCGGGATGCGCCGGGAGCCCCCGCCCCGGGAGCGACCCCTCCCCGGGAAGTGCCCCCGTCCCGGGATGCACCGGGATGTACCGGGAGCCCCCGCCCCGGGAGGGACCCCGGGATGCGCCGCCCGCCTCCGTCCCGGGATGCACCGGGATGCACCGGGATGCACCGAGTACCCCCGCCCGGGAAGTGCCCCCGCCCCGGGATGCACCGGGAGGCGCCGccggccacccccccccccccccgcgccgtgccgtgcgCCCTGGGATGCGCCGTGCACCCCACAATGTGCGCTGGGATGTGCCGTTGCCCCCGACCCCGTGAGCCGTGTGCCCCGGGGTGCAGCCTGTGTCCCCAGCGTTGCACCCCGGGGTGGGCTGTGCACCCCAGGATAGGTCCTGGGCCATGGGGTGTGCCACGTGCCCCCCGCTGCGCACCTTGGGATGTGCCTCGGGCTGTGCTGCGGACTGCCGCCGTGTGCCCCCGGGAAGCACCCTGGGTTGCTCCCCCGCTTGTGCTTTGCACCCCTGGGTGGCCATGGGTCCCCGCCACGCGCCCGGGCTGCGTCGCGTGTCCCCACTGTGCACCCAGGGTGGGCTGTGTGCCTCGGGAGGCATCACATCCTCTGGGATGCACCGTGGGATGCACGCCGGGATGCACGCTGGGATGCACCGCGGGATGTGCCCTGGGATGCACTGCAGGATGCACCATGGGATGCACTGTGGGATGTGCTCCGGGATGCACTGCAGGATGCACCATGGGATGTACCACAGGCTGTGCCCCGGGATGCACCATGGGATGTGCCCCGGGATGCGCCCTGGGATGCGGGCTGGGACGCACCATGGGATGTGCCCCGGGATGCGCCCTGGGATGCGGGCTGGGACGCACCATGGGATGCGCCTCAGGATGCCCTGCGGGATGCACCGCACGATGCGCCCCAGGGACCACCATGCACCCTGGGCcgccccctctgccctcccagctctgccgtGCTGGGGATCAGCTGGTGCAACTGGAGTCCCCTGGCACGGGGTCCCTGGAGCCGGCTGCGCCTGGGCCCTGGCAGCGCTCGCCCCGGGCCACGCCGGCGGGAGCTGCAAACGGGCTGAGGCGTTAATCATTGCCGAGCGCAGCGCGAAAGCTGCGCCGTTCCCAGAGCCGTTTTATCGGGTGACCCCGCCGAGCCCGTCGCCGGCGCCAGAGCAAACACGGCGCGGGGATAaagcgggggcgcgggcggcggcggcgtgccCACCATGGCGCGagcgctgctgctctgcctgctgctcgTGGCCTCGGCCCTGGCCTCGCCGCTCGCCTCGGAGCAGGGGCTCATCTTCAACCTGGTAGGACCtcggcggcccggcggccccaACGGCCCCGGGGGGGTTGCAAGGGGGTGGCGGGCGCCGTTCGCCAGGGCGGCGGGCGCTCGCCGGGGTTTGAAGGCGGCAGGGGaggtgtgaccccccccccaccgcctcGCAGGACACGGAGGAGCTCTGCCTGCAGAGCATCCAGTGCAAGAGCGGCTGCTGCTACCGGAGCAGCGCCCTCAGCCTGGCCCGCTGCATGCCCAAGGCGGCCGAGACCCAGGAGTGCTCCCCCCAGGTACGCGGCCCCCCGGGCTGCTCCACGGCGCGGggtcgggggggggacgggggggccgcCCCACGcgctctgccctgcctgcctccccccgcAGAGCATCTACAGCGTCTACTACAAGTGTCCCTGCGAGAGCGGCCTCACCTGCGACGCCGACGGCAGCCTGCTGGGCGCCATCACCAACACCAACTTCGGCGTCTGCAAGGACCCCGGGGATGCGGAGCAGCGCCGctgacccccccgtgccccccccagccgccctcTCGCGGCGGGGCCAGTAAAAAGCATCTGCGGCCGAGCGGCGTTTGCTTTATCGCCCGCGCGGGGAAGCCCTAGGGAACGCTCTCGGCATCGGCGTCGGCGTCGGCGTTGGCGTCGACGTTGGCGTTGGCGTCGGCGTCGGCGTCGGCGTCCTCCTTGGCGAGCTGCAGGCTGAGgctggccctgcaggcctgcaGCTGCACCTCCTCCTCGGGGTGCACGAAGAGGGCCAGGAGGCGGTCGGCCAGGCGCGAGGCCTCGCCGAAGAGCGCCCGGTGCAGCGAGCGGgccccgcagcggcggcgggcggcccggcccgcggggctcaGGCAGCCCTCGCCgagcacctccagcagcaccagcgcCTCGAAGAGGAGGCCGCCGGGCCGCGAGGGGTGCAGCAAGCTCAGGAAGTCGGGCTGCACCTGGGGAAAGGGGGCGGCGCTGGgatccccttaactctgcccctcgGGGGGGccacccgggaccccccccccagtacCTGGCAGCTGAGGATGTCGTAGAGGAGCTCTTCCTTCCGGGCCATCTTGATGAGCAGCTTGAGCACCTGCACCTGCGGGAGGCAGCCGGGGGCGGTGGGCCGGGACCCGAACCCCCCTCGGCGGTGGCCGTGGCGGGGCCGGACGCCGCGGGCTACCTGGGCCCCGGCGGTGCCGCTCTGCAGGAGGTGCaggagggccggggcggcgcggcgcagcggcggGTGCGCGTGCTCAGGCAGGGGCAGCCCGTTGAGCAGCCGCAGCCCGGCCACGTGCGTCTCCGCGTCCCACGTGGAGGTCACCAGCTCCAGCACCTTGGGGACGTACTCCTGCACGGGGGGGGCGGACAGccgaggtgggggggggggggctcagccgtGGGGGACCCGCGCGCCGCCCCCACCCCGGCGCCCCGAACCTGCCTGGATTTGGACCCTGAACTTGGGGATGGCGGAGAAGGCCTTGAGGGCGTTGAGCGCCTGGACGCGCACCTCCCGCTCCCCGTCGCCCAGGCAGGAGGCCACGGGGCGCAGGTCCTCGTCGGCGCAGGCGGCGGCCTGCGGCGGGCGAGAGGGGCCGGggtgagggcggcgggggcggcgcgggggggccacgggggcgcggggccgccccgccgcgggcctcACCTCGGCCTGCAGCAGGTAGACGCAGCGGGCGACGCCGTTGAGGAGCAGGGCGCGGGCGCCGCCGTCCTGCCGCCGTGACAGGGCggccagcagctcccgcagctcCCGCGAGTCCCCtgcgcccgggggctgcgtggCCAGGCCTGCGCGAGCCGGGCTCAGCGCCGGGGGGGCACCGAggcccggccgggggcggggggggacacacacGGCGGGATGGACTCACGGGCGATGCTGAGGGGCTCGGCGTCGCcgggggggctgctgagccccgcctggatggtcttgtagagcAGGTAGACGGCTCCGGCGCCCGTGGCCACGCTCAGCACGTAGCGGCCCGTCCACCTCTCCCAGCACGCCGCCATCCTGctgccaccccccccgccccgggccccccccccggctttgtGACCTCAGGGCCGGCAcagcagggccggggcggggggggatgcaTTAAATACACATAGGAAACGCCAGCCGAAAGCTCCCGGTGGGACCCCCCCGCCCGGGTGTGGATGCTGCGGGtgctcccggcccccccgggggccatGGGACCAGCAGAGGGCAGCCGCGCCGTGGCCGCCGCcaccggtgtcccccccccccccggccccggggacccccccggcggtGGCTCGGCCTTGGGAGCCCCCAAGCCAGGGTTTCCCCCCCCAGCCTGGAGGGGCCCCTGGGGTCCTcagcctctgccccccacctTGTTATTTATAAGGGGGATTTTTGGAGGGGTGCGGGAATGGGGGGGAAacgggggttttggggggctgagCACCCACTGGCTGTGTCAGTCCAGCCCAGCACgatgcaaccccccccccccagcacctggggaggaaaagccacagcgaggaggaggaggagggaggccgAAGAGCCGCGGCGGAGGCCCAAGCGGTCACCTCACACCGCCGCaacccccccctccgccccattGCAACCCCCCCTCCGCCCCATTGCAACCCCCCCCGTGCACGCCGCCGGCAGCACCCGTgggtgccgggccggggggggggcacggcggcggcggcgaggcccagCGTGCCCTGGCGCGGGGCTCCCCGGAGGCCGCCGgcgccgtcccccccccgcggccgcgctgttTGGGACGCGAGGGTACAGGATGTTCTGTTCTCGCTCCGCTCCCGGCCGCCcgcctccctctctcctcctcccccctttcctgCCGCCCGTGGCCTTCACCTCCTCTTCCCGCGCCGCCTTTAACCCTTCTCCCGCTGCCGCCCCAGGGCCGGCGGCGCTTTTTAATTTCCCCCCTTTAATTTAGCCTGATTCCCACCCCGCTGCACCCCGCGGAGTATCCCGGCTCCGCGAAACCCCCGGGAAGGGCGAAACGCGGTGCCGTCGCTCCCAGGCAGCGGGATGCTGCGCCGCGGGATGCAGCCCCGGCTTGGGGGGTTTCCCCCCAAATCCCGGCCCGGGTTACGCGGGAAGAGGCCTGGGGATGGAGCTGGCTGCCTGT
Protein-coding sequences here:
- the CLPS gene encoding colipase, producing MARALLLCLLLVASALASPLASEQGLIFNLDTEELCLQSIQCKSGCCYRSSALSLARCMPKAAETQECSPQSIYSVYYKCPCESGLTCDADGSLLGAITNTNFGVCKDPGDAEQRR
- the ARMC12 gene encoding LOW QUALITY PROTEIN: armadillo repeat-containing protein 12 (The sequence of the model RefSeq protein was modified relative to this genomic sequence to represent the inferred CDS: inserted 1 base in 1 codon), producing MAACWERWTGRYVLSVATGAGAVYLLYKTIQAGLSSPPGDAEPLSIARESIPPCVSPPAPGRASVPXPALSPARAGLATQPPGAGDSRELRELLAALSRRQDGGARALLLNGVARCVYLLQAEAAACADEDLRPVASCLGDGEREVRVQALNALKAFSAIPKFRVQIQEYVPKVLELVTSTWDAETHVAGLRLLNGLPLPEHAHPPLRRAAPALLHLLQSGTAGAQVARGVRPRHGHRRGGFGSRPTAPGCLPQVQVLKLLIKMARKEELLYDILSCQVQPDFLSLLHPSRPGGLLFEALVLLEVLGEGCLSPAGRAARRRCGARSLHRALFGEASRLADRLLALFVHPEEEVQLQACRASLSLQLAKEDADADADANANVDANADADADAESVP